A region of Halosolutus amylolyticus DNA encodes the following proteins:
- a CDS encoding helix-turn-helix domain-containing protein: MSTIAEFRLPAPDTTLAVVFDRVPEATVELESAVSRTRPCLWVSGVDHTATAAAFEADPSIEAHELLVEAGDRLLYDVTFTNGTMTLCDQLLADGGSLLEAWGTDGWWQVRVRYHDRETLCAVHDRLVDRGVTVDLRRVTDVSNAAGTETQLTPQQREALEAALERGYFEIPRDISMEELASELGISHQALSERLRRAYETLVDEELQPATNPP; the protein is encoded by the coding sequence ATGTCGACCATAGCCGAGTTCCGGCTCCCAGCGCCGGATACGACCCTGGCGGTCGTCTTCGACCGCGTTCCCGAAGCGACGGTCGAACTCGAATCGGCCGTCTCCCGGACGCGTCCCTGCCTCTGGGTATCCGGGGTCGACCACACTGCGACTGCGGCCGCATTCGAGGCGGATCCGTCGATCGAGGCGCACGAACTGCTCGTCGAAGCGGGGGACCGGTTGCTCTACGACGTGACGTTTACGAACGGGACGATGACCCTGTGCGACCAGTTGCTCGCCGACGGCGGCTCCCTGCTCGAGGCGTGGGGCACCGACGGCTGGTGGCAGGTCAGGGTCCGGTATCACGATCGAGAGACCCTCTGTGCCGTCCACGACCGGCTCGTCGATCGCGGCGTCACCGTCGACCTGCGGCGGGTGACCGACGTCTCGAACGCCGCCGGGACGGAGACGCAGCTGACCCCCCAGCAGCGGGAGGCACTCGAGGCCGCACTCGAGCGGGGCTACTTCGAGATTCCGCGGGACATCTCGATGGAGGAACTCGCGTCCGAACTCGGAATCTCTCACCAGGCGCTCTCGGAACGGCTGCGACGGGCCTACGAGACGCTGGTCGACGAGGAGTTACAGCCCGCGACGAATCCGCCCTAA
- a CDS encoding HAD family hydrolase — protein MVSEYDFWLLDLDGTLVDVEWSYTREVFDRVGDRLGRGFTDREAEILWHGLTGSRDHQLLEWGVDPDAFWTAFHEEEDPLVRAEQTYLHDDAAFVANLDEPVGLVTHCQEFLCEPVLDNLGIRDWFDARLCCTEETGWKPDPDPVQSVMHDLGVAHNGHRGVLAGDGSCDVGAAWNAGLDAIHVERFGHDRRGRCVLGDYRVQSFDELY, from the coding sequence ATGGTCTCCGAGTACGACTTCTGGCTGCTCGATCTCGACGGAACGCTCGTCGACGTCGAGTGGTCGTACACCCGGGAGGTGTTCGATCGGGTCGGCGATCGGCTCGGTCGCGGGTTCACCGATCGGGAAGCCGAGATCCTCTGGCACGGCCTGACCGGGTCCCGCGATCACCAGCTCCTGGAGTGGGGCGTCGATCCCGACGCGTTCTGGACGGCGTTTCACGAGGAGGAAGATCCGCTCGTCCGTGCCGAACAGACCTATCTCCACGACGACGCCGCGTTCGTCGCGAACCTCGACGAACCGGTGGGACTCGTCACTCACTGCCAGGAGTTCCTCTGTGAGCCCGTGCTGGACAATCTCGGCATCCGCGACTGGTTCGACGCTCGCCTCTGCTGTACCGAAGAGACCGGCTGGAAGCCCGATCCGGATCCCGTCCAGTCGGTCATGCACGATCTGGGCGTCGCACACAACGGTCACCGTGGCGTGCTGGCTGGTGACGGCTCCTGTGACGTCGGTGCCGCGTGGAACGCCGGGCTCGACGCGATTCACGTCGAACGGTTCGGCCACGATCGGCGCGGCCGGTGCGTGCTCGGGGACTACCGCGTACAGTCGTTCGACGAACTGTACTGA
- the lwrS gene encoding LWR-salt protein, translated as MNGQYVFRVTLRLESSRDAITIDPATDETTVTLSREAPEPGTAGWLFFRNTLWRGEIGDDEYGRELAAEWLDVSPDRIESVSFRELQVDDAYFEALKDEIAADLDAFNAETVSEVLSKYLGSSIRVTGSDT; from the coding sequence ATGAACGGACAGTACGTCTTCCGTGTGACGCTCCGTCTCGAGTCGTCACGGGACGCGATCACCATCGATCCGGCGACTGATGAGACGACGGTCACGCTATCCCGCGAGGCGCCGGAACCCGGTACGGCGGGCTGGCTGTTCTTCCGGAATACGCTCTGGCGCGGCGAGATCGGCGACGACGAGTACGGCCGGGAACTCGCCGCGGAGTGGCTCGACGTGTCTCCCGATCGAATCGAATCGGTCTCGTTTCGCGAACTTCAGGTCGACGATGCGTACTTCGAGGCGTTGAAAGACGAGATCGCGGCCGATCTCGACGCGTTCAACGCCGAAACCGTCTCGGAGGTCCTCTCGAAGTACCTCGGTTCGAGTATCCGGGTCACCGGCAGTGACACGTAA
- a CDS encoding 4a-hydroxytetrahydrobiopterin dehydratase, with translation MADLLSDDEIADRLPDAWDREGDEVVRTYEFDDYLRGVNFAQMVGEIAEAQFHHPEIVIRYEEVEIRLTSHEAGGITDDDVEMADLIESERDA, from the coding sequence ATGGCCGACCTGCTTTCCGACGACGAGATCGCCGACCGGCTGCCCGACGCGTGGGATCGCGAGGGTGACGAGGTCGTTCGAACCTACGAGTTCGACGACTACCTTCGCGGCGTCAACTTCGCCCAGATGGTCGGCGAGATCGCCGAAGCGCAGTTTCACCATCCCGAGATCGTCATCCGCTACGAGGAGGTCGAGATCCGATTGACCTCCCACGAGGCCGGCGGGATCACGGACGACGACGTCGAGATGGCCGACCTGATCGAGTCCGAGCGCGACGCCTGA
- the hemA gene encoding glutamyl-tRNA reductase — translation MRSAGVVTAARVTHQSGSVDDLAAATPDSQRAGVSGLLAIPEIDEAFVLSTCNRVEAYVVGADAAVGRAALEEFFASIDDDAIVVTDHDESLRHLLRVAAGLESVVLGEDQIIGQVRTAYEDARAEGGIGSMLEAAVTKAIHVGERARTETAINEGVVSLGSAATKLAATEVRLEGATALVVGAGEMGRLAARSLADAGADEIVVANRTVSHADHLAAELDAETSVAPLEALGSVATEADVVVTATGSDDPVLEPRHLATDEDDLDAVREAAESGAPIERRANDAAADAADPDSERVIVDLGQPRDVAPATGSLDSVAVYDLDDLESITEETRSQRSDAAREVESMIDHEFELLCDQYKRARADEVIAAMYESAERLKQRELETALSRLGDDLSEEQREIVEAMADSLVSQLLAPPTKSLREAAAEDDWSTINTALQLFDPDFGDDGPLAPASVVEPFVTERSDAGLGAIDDD, via the coding sequence GTGAGATCGGCCGGGGTCGTCACGGCCGCTCGCGTGACCCACCAGAGCGGCAGCGTCGACGATCTCGCTGCCGCGACCCCCGACAGCCAGCGTGCTGGCGTCTCCGGACTGCTCGCGATCCCGGAGATCGACGAGGCGTTCGTGCTCTCGACGTGCAACCGCGTCGAGGCCTACGTCGTCGGGGCGGACGCGGCCGTCGGACGGGCCGCCCTCGAGGAGTTCTTCGCGTCGATCGACGACGACGCGATCGTGGTGACGGATCACGACGAGAGTCTACGACACCTGCTTCGCGTCGCGGCCGGACTCGAATCGGTCGTCCTGGGCGAGGACCAGATCATCGGCCAGGTCCGGACGGCCTACGAGGACGCCCGCGCCGAGGGCGGAATCGGGTCGATGCTCGAGGCAGCCGTCACCAAGGCGATCCACGTCGGCGAGCGCGCACGCACGGAGACCGCCATCAACGAGGGCGTCGTCTCGCTCGGCTCGGCGGCCACGAAACTCGCCGCGACCGAGGTCCGACTCGAGGGCGCGACCGCGCTGGTCGTCGGCGCCGGCGAGATGGGACGGCTCGCCGCCCGCAGTCTCGCGGACGCCGGCGCGGACGAGATCGTCGTCGCCAACCGGACCGTCTCCCACGCCGACCACCTCGCGGCGGAACTCGACGCCGAGACCAGCGTCGCCCCGCTCGAGGCACTCGGGAGCGTCGCGACCGAGGCGGACGTCGTCGTAACCGCGACCGGGAGCGACGATCCCGTCCTCGAACCTCGCCACCTCGCGACCGACGAGGACGACCTGGACGCCGTACGCGAGGCGGCCGAGTCCGGCGCTCCGATCGAGAGGCGGGCAAACGACGCGGCGGCCGACGCTGCCGACCCCGATTCGGAGCGGGTAATCGTCGATCTCGGCCAGCCCAGGGACGTCGCGCCCGCGACGGGATCACTCGACTCCGTGGCGGTCTACGACCTGGACGATCTCGAGTCGATCACCGAGGAAACACGGTCCCAGCGGTCCGACGCGGCGCGCGAGGTCGAGTCGATGATCGACCACGAGTTCGAGTTGCTCTGTGACCAGTACAAACGGGCCCGCGCGGACGAGGTCATCGCCGCGATGTACGAGTCCGCCGAACGGCTCAAGCAACGCGAACTCGAGACGGCCCTCTCGCGACTCGGCGACGACCTCTCCGAGGAGCAACGCGAGATCGTCGAGGCGATGGCCGACTCGCTGGTCAGCCAGTTGCTCGCGCCGCCGACGAAGAGCCTCCGGGAGGCCGCGGCCGAGGACGACTGGAGCACGATCAACACGGCCCTGCAACTGTTCGATCCCGATTTCGGCGACGACGGCCCCCTGGCTCCCGCGTCCGTCGTGGAACCGTTCGTCACCGAGCGCTCCGACGCCGGACTCGGCGCGATCGACGACGACTGA
- a CDS encoding precorrin-2 dehydrogenase/sirohydrochlorin ferrochelatase family protein, giving the protein MIPLLHDFTGARVLVFGGGPVGARKARRFAREAEVVVVSPAFADRDFGDSERVRAAPDPADVANWIDRVDPALVVAATDDEAVNAAIADAARERGILVNRADESGGRDPGSVVVPATIREDPVVVAVATGGRAPALSKYLRGELEETLSGAGEMATVCSALRSELKARDVAPTRRREIVTDVVTSPDIWTALRTGTSNCPQVIEDVLGEESTTDGDRP; this is encoded by the coding sequence ATGATTCCGCTACTGCACGACTTCACCGGCGCGAGGGTCCTCGTCTTCGGCGGCGGACCGGTCGGTGCACGCAAGGCCCGCCGGTTCGCCCGCGAAGCCGAGGTGGTGGTCGTCAGTCCCGCCTTCGCCGATCGGGACTTCGGCGATTCCGAACGGGTCCGGGCCGCACCGGACCCCGCAGACGTCGCGAACTGGATCGATCGGGTTGACCCGGCGCTTGTCGTCGCGGCGACGGACGACGAAGCGGTCAACGCGGCGATCGCCGACGCGGCCCGGGAGCGAGGGATCCTGGTCAACCGGGCGGACGAGTCCGGTGGCCGCGACCCTGGAAGCGTCGTCGTCCCGGCGACGATCCGCGAGGATCCGGTCGTCGTCGCGGTCGCCACCGGCGGTCGGGCCCCCGCACTGAGCAAGTACCTCCGGGGGGAACTCGAAGAAACCCTTTCGGGTGCCGGCGAGATGGCCACGGTCTGCTCGGCGCTCCGATCGGAACTCAAAGCGCGGGACGTGGCGCCGACGCGCAGGCGCGAAATCGTGACCGACGTCGTCACGTCGCCGGATATTTGGACAGCTTTACGTACCGGTACTTCCAATTGTCCGCAAGTGATCGAGGACGTGCTCGGTGAGGAGTCGACGACGGACGGTGATCGGCCGTGA
- a CDS encoding Lrp/AsnC family transcriptional regulator, with the protein MSTAVDLTDRERAVVNAFQGGFPVVDRPFDAAAAAMRDRGVDIDATSLLETIRDLDERGVLSRFGPLVNAQEIGGAATLVAMHAPEDRFDEVVEQVNAYREVAHNYEREHPHLNVWFVVSVADEDRVREVLDAIEAETGQETYNLPKQREFRVEAKFYVDGPFDGSDGDPAGIDCRDLGPDVSPSDAATLSPAERDLVLEIQDGLPLSETPYADVADAIDRDPAWTRETINRFDREGKIRRIGVVPNHYALGYTENGMTVWNVPDDVVSEVGPAVASLPFVTHCYERPRHEGVWPYNFFAMTHGRSEAESDRRIERVRETMADYWDVTDDDWDSLFSTQILKKTGIRLDERAEANTTADPR; encoded by the coding sequence ATGAGCACGGCCGTCGACCTCACGGATCGCGAACGGGCTGTCGTCAACGCCTTCCAGGGCGGGTTCCCAGTCGTCGATCGTCCCTTCGACGCCGCCGCGGCCGCCATGCGCGATCGCGGGGTCGACATCGACGCGACGTCGCTACTCGAGACGATCCGCGACCTCGACGAGCGAGGCGTTCTCTCGCGGTTCGGCCCGCTCGTGAACGCCCAGGAGATCGGCGGGGCGGCGACGCTCGTCGCGATGCACGCCCCCGAGGACCGGTTCGACGAGGTCGTCGAGCAGGTCAACGCCTACCGCGAGGTCGCGCACAACTACGAGCGCGAGCACCCCCACCTGAACGTCTGGTTCGTCGTCTCGGTCGCGGACGAGGATCGGGTCCGGGAGGTGCTCGACGCGATCGAGGCCGAGACCGGCCAGGAGACGTACAACCTGCCGAAACAGCGGGAGTTCCGCGTGGAGGCCAAGTTCTACGTCGACGGTCCCTTCGACGGCTCGGACGGGGACCCTGCGGGAATCGACTGTCGCGATCTGGGCCCCGACGTCTCCCCGAGCGACGCGGCGACGCTGTCGCCGGCCGAACGCGACCTCGTCCTCGAGATCCAGGACGGCCTCCCGCTCTCCGAGACGCCCTACGCCGACGTCGCCGACGCGATCGATCGCGATCCCGCGTGGACTCGCGAGACGATCAACCGGTTCGATCGCGAGGGGAAGATCCGGCGGATCGGCGTCGTCCCGAACCACTACGCGCTGGGCTACACGGAGAACGGGATGACGGTCTGGAACGTCCCGGACGACGTCGTGAGCGAGGTCGGACCGGCGGTCGCCTCGCTCCCGTTCGTGACCCACTGTTACGAGCGACCGCGCCACGAGGGCGTCTGGCCGTACAACTTCTTCGCGATGACCCACGGCCGCAGCGAGGCCGAGAGCGACCGCCGGATCGAACGGGTTCGCGAGACGATGGCCGACTACTGGGACGTGACCGACGACGACTGGGACTCGCTGTTCTCGACGCAGATCCTGAAGAAGACCGGCATTCGGCTGGACGAGCGTGCCGAAGCGAACACGACTGCCGACCCCCGATAA
- a CDS encoding DUF5778 family protein, whose product MPDAIDDDLYQRTKALLEPGDIELNGAIVHTDYDGQADVQMMQATIDVGDVIAEHAGHDPKDCFVYSGNDDTDFSSNQHQGLTLDDEEFVWECQQLLREGSFDIVIYYEASADHEAILEDVRDLGFEVTGVEGE is encoded by the coding sequence ATGCCAGACGCAATCGACGACGACCTCTACCAGCGAACGAAGGCGCTGCTGGAACCCGGCGACATCGAACTCAACGGCGCGATCGTCCACACCGACTACGACGGTCAGGCGGACGTCCAGATGATGCAGGCGACGATCGACGTCGGCGACGTCATCGCCGAACACGCGGGCCACGACCCGAAAGACTGCTTCGTCTACTCGGGGAACGACGACACCGACTTCTCGTCGAACCAGCACCAGGGTCTGACCCTCGACGACGAGGAATTCGTCTGGGAGTGCCAGCAACTCCTGCGCGAGGGCAGTTTCGACATCGTCATCTACTACGAGGCGAGCGCCGACCACGAGGCGATCCTCGAGGACGTCCGGGACCTCGGCTTCGAGGTCACCGGCGTCGAAGGGGAGTAA
- the uppS gene encoding polyprenyl diphosphate synthase yields MKRWLRQRVDAAYEQLLTREISGAPTHVAVIQDGNRRYARRKGEDETAGHRAGARTTEQVLEWCQDIGVEELTLYAFSTENFERPPEEREALFDLLEEKLREFADADRVHENEVRIRALGAVDQLPERVRDAVDYAERRTRGYDEFVLNIALAYGGRSQLLEAARGVAADVEAGSIDPDEIDVETIERRLYDDPVRDVDLIIRTGGDERTSNFLPWHANGNEAAVFFCTPYWPEFSKTDFLRGIRTYESREESWRRTRARRALALLGAVGDAELPEARSIVTRFRDSLPTAERPDEDDLETIESGTAAAD; encoded by the coding sequence ATGAAGCGGTGGCTCCGCCAGCGCGTCGACGCTGCCTACGAGCAATTGCTCACCAGAGAGATCTCCGGCGCGCCGACCCACGTCGCAGTGATCCAGGACGGCAATCGACGGTACGCCCGCCGGAAGGGCGAGGACGAGACGGCGGGCCACCGCGCCGGTGCCCGGACGACCGAACAGGTCCTCGAGTGGTGCCAGGATATCGGCGTCGAGGAACTGACCCTCTACGCCTTCTCGACGGAGAACTTCGAGCGCCCGCCCGAGGAGCGGGAGGCCCTGTTCGATCTACTCGAGGAGAAACTCCGGGAGTTCGCCGACGCCGATCGCGTCCACGAGAACGAGGTCCGCATCCGCGCGCTCGGCGCCGTCGACCAGTTGCCCGAGCGGGTCCGGGACGCCGTCGACTACGCCGAACGGCGTACCCGCGGCTACGACGAGTTCGTGCTCAACATCGCACTCGCCTACGGCGGTCGCTCGCAGTTACTCGAGGCGGCCCGGGGCGTCGCCGCCGACGTCGAAGCGGGGTCGATCGATCCCGACGAGATCGACGTGGAGACGATCGAACGGCGACTGTACGACGACCCGGTCCGGGACGTCGACCTGATCATCCGGACCGGCGGCGACGAGCGCACCTCGAACTTCCTGCCGTGGCACGCCAACGGCAACGAGGCCGCCGTCTTCTTCTGCACGCCCTACTGGCCGGAGTTCTCGAAGACCGACTTCCTCCGGGGGATCCGCACCTACGAATCCCGGGAAGAGTCCTGGCGGCGGACCCGCGCCAGGCGGGCGCTCGCCCTCCTGGGGGCCGTCGGCGACGCCGAACTCCCCGAGGCGCGCTCGATCGTCACCCGGTTCCGGGACTCGCTCCCCACCGCCGAACGGCCCGACGAGGACGACCTCGAGACGATCGAGTCGGGGACGGCGGCCGCGGACTGA
- a CDS encoding undecaprenyl diphosphate synthase family protein yields MGLYERYLAYRIRRHEGSLPEHVALIITERDLLEEGAYDTLTAFFEWAFEYASRVTVYVSVLDSAAVPTLRRELETIDAPRDVAVRGPEDRTPADAPIQIGIGLGGKHEFTSAVRNLAESVDAGELDPDRIDDERVEEHLVFPSEPDLVIKTGAERLSDFMIWQSVYSELYFTDVNWRDFRKRDFLRAVREFCNRSRRFGR; encoded by the coding sequence GTGGGCCTGTACGAACGATATCTCGCGTACCGGATCCGTCGCCACGAGGGATCCCTTCCCGAGCACGTCGCGCTGATCATCACCGAACGGGACCTCCTCGAGGAGGGCGCGTACGATACCCTGACGGCCTTCTTCGAGTGGGCGTTCGAGTACGCCTCCCGCGTCACCGTCTACGTGAGCGTGCTCGACTCCGCGGCGGTCCCCACCCTGCGGCGCGAACTCGAGACGATCGACGCGCCGCGGGACGTCGCCGTTCGCGGTCCCGAGGACCGGACGCCCGCCGACGCCCCGATCCAGATCGGCATCGGACTCGGCGGCAAACACGAGTTTACGAGCGCCGTCCGGAACCTCGCCGAGAGCGTCGACGCGGGCGAGCTCGACCCCGATCGGATCGACGACGAACGCGTCGAGGAACACCTGGTCTTCCCCTCCGAACCCGACCTGGTGATCAAGACCGGTGCGGAACGGCTCTCCGATTTCATGATCTGGCAGTCCGTCTACTCGGAACTGTACTTCACCGACGTCAACTGGCGGGACTTCCGCAAGCGGGACTTCCTGCGCGCCGTCCGGGAGTTCTGTAACCGATCGCGGCGGTTCGGCCGGTAG
- a CDS encoding DUF92 domain-containing protein, protein MTAPVRRAGVFAILCTLALAVPIVGPQAAAPIAAVVLLGAFVVTDGPLFDLLAYPGDYEDNRLYGLITFVLAGIALGLIATTFSLSITVFVGTVLLIGYGNLGEQLARTRTDDDVVHVTAFSLFATAAAVVGGAISMSFEYGPAVAESQLPTLLFLAASGALLAALLRDVLFLYDDPVVMLSVGLLLWLLAELESGLGTGEILVALAVTVALGYASYALETASIAGMLTGILLGLLTIVLGNYGWFVVLISFFAIGGLSTKFRYEKKERLGVAEDNDGARGSGNVLGNAAVALGAVLGYAASSAALLPSNPDPTLFLFAFAGSVATAMSDTLSSEIGSVFEAPRLITTFEPVEPGTDGGVTWQGELAGIVGATVVAGISYALFPEVGLAGAAIIVAAGFVGMTVDSLLGATLEGTVLGNQGVNFLATLSGALICALLVLSFAVLG, encoded by the coding sequence GTGACAGCACCCGTTCGGCGGGCAGGCGTCTTCGCGATCCTCTGTACGCTCGCGCTCGCCGTCCCGATCGTCGGTCCGCAGGCCGCAGCCCCGATCGCTGCGGTCGTCCTGCTGGGGGCGTTCGTCGTCACAGACGGACCGCTCTTCGACCTGCTCGCCTACCCGGGCGACTACGAGGACAACCGTCTCTACGGGCTGATCACGTTCGTTCTCGCAGGGATCGCGCTGGGCCTCATCGCGACCACGTTCTCGCTGTCGATCACCGTCTTCGTCGGGACCGTCCTCCTGATCGGGTACGGGAACCTCGGCGAACAGCTCGCGAGAACCCGGACGGACGACGACGTCGTCCACGTGACCGCGTTCTCCCTGTTCGCGACGGCTGCCGCCGTGGTCGGGGGTGCCATCTCGATGAGCTTCGAGTACGGACCGGCCGTCGCCGAGTCGCAGCTCCCGACGCTGCTCTTTCTCGCGGCCAGCGGCGCGTTGCTCGCCGCCCTGTTGCGTGACGTGCTCTTCCTCTACGACGATCCGGTGGTCATGCTCTCGGTCGGCCTCCTCCTGTGGCTGCTCGCGGAACTCGAGTCCGGGCTTGGTACCGGCGAGATCCTCGTCGCACTGGCAGTCACCGTCGCCCTCGGCTACGCCTCCTACGCGCTCGAGACGGCCTCGATCGCGGGGATGCTCACCGGAATCCTGCTCGGCCTGCTGACGATCGTCCTCGGGAACTACGGCTGGTTCGTCGTCCTCATCTCCTTCTTCGCGATCGGCGGCCTCTCGACGAAGTTCCGCTACGAGAAAAAAGAGCGCCTCGGCGTCGCCGAGGACAACGACGGGGCTCGTGGAAGCGGCAACGTGCTCGGGAACGCGGCCGTCGCGCTCGGAGCCGTGCTCGGCTACGCCGCCAGTTCCGCGGCGTTGCTCCCCAGCAACCCCGATCCGACCCTGTTCCTCTTCGCGTTCGCCGGGTCGGTCGCCACCGCGATGAGCGACACGCTCTCGAGCGAGATCGGCAGCGTCTTCGAGGCGCCACGCCTGATCACCACGTTCGAACCCGTCGAACCCGGGACCGACGGCGGGGTCACGTGGCAAGGGGAACTCGCCGGAATCGTCGGAGCGACCGTCGTCGCCGGCATCTCCTACGCGCTCTTCCCGGAAGTCGGCCTCGCCGGGGCCGCGATCATCGTGGCGGCCGGGTTCGTCGGGATGACCGTCGACAGCCTCCTCGGGGCCACGCTCGAGGGCACCGTCCTCGGCAACCAGGGCGTGAACTTCCTCGCGACGCTGTCGGGGGCGCTGATCTGTGCCCTGCTCGTGCTTTCCTTCGCCGTGCTCGGGTGA
- the dnaG gene encoding DNA primase DnaG encodes MEDTSKYLIHADVTADGVVERSDVVGAIFGQTEGLLGDELDLRDLRQSQKVGRIDVDISSAGGQSHGHLTIATSLDKVETATLAASLETITRVGPCRADVEVTEIEDVRAAKRKEVVDRAKELLRTGFDDTVMSSEEILAEVRQHVRVEDITEYEGLPAGPRVTDSDAIIVVEGRSDVLTMLKYGIKNAIAVEGTNVPDAVAELTRHRTVTAFLDGDRGGDLILEELAQVGDVDYVAFAPSGESVEELDHHQLFAALRNKVPYDSVSGMNEPREAVAATDGSAAPAPPPDEPASASSIDDGGSEQAGTEEPAQVSTADAGGAATASPEPGPVTPVPDAGDDRGTAPTAEPDADADAETTTDRSGAQDEPEPAADADAPETIYDHATAVIRAGTDTVRFLDADAEVIEDAPASEAYGTLEDLETVPTTVLLDEILGQRLLDLAADRGVDRIVARSLGQFTKRPTDVRIHAIDDVAETAPETEST; translated from the coding sequence ATGGAAGATACTTCGAAATACCTCATTCACGCGGACGTGACGGCTGACGGGGTCGTCGAGCGGAGCGACGTCGTCGGTGCGATCTTCGGGCAGACCGAAGGCCTGCTCGGCGACGAACTCGATCTCCGCGATCTGCGCCAGTCACAGAAAGTCGGACGCATCGACGTCGACATCTCGAGTGCCGGCGGACAATCACACGGCCACCTCACGATCGCGACCAGCCTCGACAAGGTCGAGACCGCGACGCTGGCCGCCTCGCTCGAGACGATCACCCGCGTCGGGCCCTGCCGGGCCGACGTCGAAGTGACCGAGATCGAGGACGTCAGGGCGGCGAAACGGAAGGAAGTCGTCGATCGCGCGAAGGAACTCCTCCGGACGGGGTTCGACGACACCGTGATGTCGTCCGAGGAGATCCTCGCGGAGGTCCGCCAGCACGTCCGCGTCGAGGACATCACCGAGTACGAGGGGCTGCCCGCCGGCCCGCGCGTGACCGACAGCGACGCCATCATCGTGGTCGAGGGTCGATCGGACGTGCTCACCATGCTCAAGTACGGCATCAAGAACGCCATCGCCGTCGAGGGGACGAACGTCCCCGACGCGGTGGCCGAACTGACCCGTCACCGCACGGTCACGGCCTTCCTCGACGGCGACCGGGGCGGCGACCTCATCCTCGAGGAACTCGCGCAGGTGGGCGACGTCGACTACGTCGCGTTCGCGCCCTCGGGCGAGTCGGTCGAAGAACTCGATCACCACCAGCTGTTCGCCGCCCTCCGGAACAAGGTCCCCTACGACTCCGTCTCCGGGATGAACGAACCCCGCGAGGCGGTCGCCGCAACCGACGGCAGCGCCGCGCCCGCACCGCCGCCGGACGAACCCGCGAGCGCGTCCTCGATCGACGACGGTGGGTCCGAACAGGCCGGCACGGAGGAGCCGGCTCAGGTATCGACGGCGGACGCGGGCGGGGCGGCGACGGCATCACCCGAACCGGGGCCGGTGACACCCGTTCCCGACGCGGGCGACGACCGGGGGACGGCGCCAACCGCGGAGCCGGATGCGGACGCCGACGCGGAGACGACGACCGATCGGTCCGGCGCCCAGGACGAACCGGAGCCCGCCGCCGACGCAGACGCGCCGGAGACGATCTACGACCACGCGACGGCGGTCATCCGCGCCGGCACCGACACGGTCCGGTTCCTCGACGCCGACGCCGAGGTGATCGAGGACGCCCCGGCGAGCGAGGCCTACGGGACCCTCGAGGACCTCGAGACGGTCCCGACGACCGTGCTGCTCGACGAGATTCTCGGCCAGCGACTGCTCGATCTCGCCGCCGATCGGGGCGTCGACCGGATCGTCGCCCGATCGCTCGGACAGTTCACGAAGCGGCCCACAGACGTCCGGATTCACGCGATCGACGACGTCGCGGAGACGGCTCCGGAGACGGAATCGACCTGA